TAGAAATAATATCTTTGTAGTAGTAGATGAAACAGATAAACTAAATATAGTTGAAGCAATAGAAAAAGAGAAAGAGTATTCTTTGATCCATCACTGGGATAGAGGTTGTACTATTTTAGATTGGACGGCTATGGAAAGAATAGAGGATGATTTTTTTGTAGTGGGAACAAAAGATGGCATAATTTATTTTATTAAATATGAGAACGAAAAATTGAATATTGTAGGGCAAGTAGATGTATTTAGAGACAGAATAAGAAAGATAGCACCCTTAGCGTGTGAAGATGCAGACAAAAAATCTATTATGGTAGTGGGAAATAAGGGGCAATTTAAAGTTATTACCCTAGGCGAATATAAAATAATAGAAGGAGATAACTTAAAAGGTAATTTGTTCGATATTGAATCTAAGGATGGAACAGCGGTGGTCTTAAGTGAAGATGGCGTAATATATTTATTTGAAGAAAATTTTGATCGATGGTATTTGAATAAGGATGCTACAATTGAAAATATGTTTTTTACAACGGTATTTAAACTAACTGCTGCAAATTATTTGCTGATGGATATGGGAGGAAAACTAAATATTTTAGATATTGATCGACTTCATACACCAGAAGATCTATGGAATATGCCGTTATATCGATAGGAGGTGGGGGTATGTTTGGTGAAGAAGGTTTAATTGAGGAAGCTAAAAAACACTGTGAAGAGTTTTTACAGAGAGAGCAAAGATCCCTTGCTACCTTTACCAGAGATTCTAGTTTAATATATATGCCAGAGGAAAAGTTAGAAAGGTTTGTATTGAATTCTTCGAATGGCGTTTTATATCTGCCGTTGGCAAGTTTTTTAAATAAAAATTTAGATGAAAATCAAATTATGTGGCATATATACTATGAATTGGCCTTATATTCTGATTGGAAGAAACAAGCCAGAAAATATTTAAACAGGCGGAAGGACTGGCAGAAAGAAATCGATCATATGTCCAATTATATTTTATTAAAAATAAGAAAAGATGGACTGGAGGGAGACCCAGCATATAGCCCTAGTATGATATCAAATTATGTAAAAAAGGAAATTTTAGACTTTTTATATTTATTCGATAAGTATGTATCCTTTCTGAGAGTTTTGCAGATATGTCCTATATATAGGGATGATGAAAACTTTAAAAAGATTCTTTTATATATGAAGCAAACAGGAAGAAGCAAAGAGGCTATTACTAAAGTGCCTAGACATAGGGGTTTTATCAATGGTTTTATAACGATTGAGCTGTACAAGGAAGAACCTGAAATAGAAGGAGCTATTGAAAATCCCTTCCATAAGAAAATTTTTAATCGGCCTTTTTACGAATTTGTTCGCTATGAGTTAATTAGACAGATAAATCAGGAGAAAGGAATTGTTGAGAGAGATCCATTTCTCCGCTCTTTTGTATTTCCCACATTTGAGAAGCTGTGGAAACAAGAAATTGATGAAATGGAATTTCACAGGTCAACAGAACAAAAAGAAGAGAAGTGTCAAGAAAGCAATGGGATCTTTGAACAACCTAAGGCAGAGGAAATACAAGATTCACTGGAATCAACCCAAGAAGAGGTTGAAAAGATTTTAGAAGAAATAGCAGATCAAGAAGAAAATATAATAGCCCATATGGAAAGTATTATGGAAGGCAAGATAAATCTAGAGCCCTATGGAGTAAGTCAGGCGGATCAAGAACTCTTTCAATTTTACTCAAATAAAATGAAGAAAGAAAGAGAGGAAATGAAGAGGTTTTGGAAAAAACTAATAGGGGATGCAAGTAAAGAAATAAATATAAAAAAGTACAATCAAGTAAAAGGGAAACTGGATATAGATAATTTGATACATTCGTATCCAGATTTCCTAGAGGCTGAGAAAAAAGGGAACTACAAGAACCTTCCAATTTTTAATAGATATCTGCTGGAATCTCAAACAAACGTATTACCAGAGAAAATAGAAATTTCTTTTGTTATAGATAATTCAGGCTCAATGAATGAAAGAAAAATAGATGCCACAAGAAAGGCCCTAGCAGTAACACTGTTATCCATAGATGATTTTAATAGGTATTTGGAAAAAAACATAGAAAAACTAAAACAAAAAATAGAGGTTCAAACAGAAACTTGGTTTTTTGGCAGCAGATGTTATAATGTTAAGGAATTTAATTATAGAAGTTCAGCGGAAAAAGAAAAAAGTGATATAATTCGTTCAATTGTACGCTTAGATGGAAACGATGGTGCAACAGATGATGGAGCCTGCTTAAAAGAAATATCCAATACCATCACACCAAAACAGGAAAATAGACTTAAAAAAGGAAAGCAAATAAAGATAGTTTTTCAAATTACAGATGGTGCATCCAGTTTTCCGGGGATGGCAAAGGAGGCTGTAGAAGAATTATTATCTAAGAATGTTATGGTATATGGATTCCAAATAGGAAAGAACAACGAAGCAAATGAAAAGGTATTTAAATTTGTATGGAGGGAAGGGTATAAAGAGCCCCATGGAATCATCCTTGGTGAAGAGGTAGAAAAGTTACCAAAAGAACTATTGAAGGCAGTAGGTCAGAATATAAAAACTGTTTTTAACAAATGATATAAATAAGTTCTAGTATTAGAGGCATAAAAATATTAAATAAAAAACTTACTGATAAATTATTGAATTGTAATCTTAAATGGACTATACTTTAATTGTATAGAAATAAACATGAGGTGATTAGATAAAATGATCATATAATCTTATCCGGGTTTTGGAAATTAAGGTAATATAGGCAAAATTGATATATCTTTTGATGCTTAGGATATATTATTTAGTGTTGCTTAAATTACCATAAGTTTTGGATAGGATTATAATCGTGTCAACTCAACTAGAATTTATAGGGTATTAATTCACTATTTTTATTGTGGAATAGTTTTTGATGCTAAATTTATGTATGATACTTGTAACCTTTCCAAGACTTTTAGTTGGGAAAGGTTTTTTTGTTTTTAAAATAAAAGGAGTGAATGTTTATGATGGGACCTGATAAAAGCAAACTTTATCCAAATGAAAATATAAGGACAGTTTGCTTTATAAGCAATTTACCTAAAAGGGCCAATGTTGAAATTGGAGAGTATACCTATTATAGTGATAATAAAAAGTCTCCGGAGAAGTTTTATGATCGTATAGAGCATCACTACGAGTTTCTAGGAGACAAACTAATCATAGGGAAGTTTTGTGCAATTGCAGAAGGTGTAAAGTTTATTATGAACGGTGCTAATCACAGAATGGATGGAATTACAACCTATCCTTTTAACATCTTTGGCAGTGGGTGGGAAAAGGTGACCCCTACAATAGAGCAGCTTCCTTTCAAGGGAAATACAGTAATCGGAAATGATGTTTGGATCGGCCAGAATGTTACCATTATGCCTGGGGTTAAGATTGGTGATGGTGCAATTATTGCCGCCAACTCGACTATAGTAAAAAATGTTGAACCTTATACCATACATGGTGGAAATCCAGCGAAGTTTATCAAGAAGCGATTTAGTGATGAAAAGGTTGAATTTCTGTTAGATCTTCAATGGTGGAACTGGGATGAGGAGAAAATATTCAATAACCTTGAAAAGCTAACCTCAGAGAGGGGCTTAGAACAGCTAATGGAACCATGTCTTTAAAGTATATTGAATTTTAGGATTATGGTCTATTCAAGTTATTGTAATAAAATTGTAAATTTCTTTTTTTGCTTCCATGTTAGAATAGGTAAACATACACTATCAAAAGGAGATGTGAGGCATAATTATGAAAAAAGCACGGAATATTTTACTAGTCACTTTAATTTCATTTACAGCACT
Above is a genomic segment from Alkaliphilus oremlandii OhILAs containing:
- a CDS encoding vWA domain-containing protein; amino-acid sequence: MFGEEGLIEEAKKHCEEFLQREQRSLATFTRDSSLIYMPEEKLERFVLNSSNGVLYLPLASFLNKNLDENQIMWHIYYELALYSDWKKQARKYLNRRKDWQKEIDHMSNYILLKIRKDGLEGDPAYSPSMISNYVKKEILDFLYLFDKYVSFLRVLQICPIYRDDENFKKILLYMKQTGRSKEAITKVPRHRGFINGFITIELYKEEPEIEGAIENPFHKKIFNRPFYEFVRYELIRQINQEKGIVERDPFLRSFVFPTFEKLWKQEIDEMEFHRSTEQKEEKCQESNGIFEQPKAEEIQDSLESTQEEVEKILEEIADQEENIIAHMESIMEGKINLEPYGVSQADQELFQFYSNKMKKEREEMKRFWKKLIGDASKEINIKKYNQVKGKLDIDNLIHSYPDFLEAEKKGNYKNLPIFNRYLLESQTNVLPEKIEISFVIDNSGSMNERKIDATRKALAVTLLSIDDFNRYLEKNIEKLKQKIEVQTETWFFGSRCYNVKEFNYRSSAEKEKSDIIRSIVRLDGNDGATDDGACLKEISNTITPKQENRLKKGKQIKIVFQITDGASSFPGMAKEAVEELLSKNVMVYGFQIGKNNEANEKVFKFVWREGYKEPHGIILGEEVEKLPKELLKAVGQNIKTVFNK
- a CDS encoding Vat family streptogramin A O-acetyltransferase, which encodes MGPDKSKLYPNENIRTVCFISNLPKRANVEIGEYTYYSDNKKSPEKFYDRIEHHYEFLGDKLIIGKFCAIAEGVKFIMNGANHRMDGITTYPFNIFGSGWEKVTPTIEQLPFKGNTVIGNDVWIGQNVTIMPGVKIGDGAIIAANSTIVKNVEPYTIHGGNPAKFIKKRFSDEKVEFLLDLQWWNWDEEKIFNNLEKLTSERGLEQLMEPCL